The following DNA comes from Triplophysa dalaica isolate WHDGS20190420 chromosome 5, ASM1584641v1, whole genome shotgun sequence.
GAGGAGGGTCCATCAAATTCTGACACCCAAATTAATGCAGTTGAGTAATGTTcagtaaatgtcattgtttgaaTCTGCAGAATTTTTTCGAACATCAACATCTAACCTCAgtcttgtgtttttcagttgccAGTTAAGGAGCTATATAAGCTCcatctaataaaaaaattacaaaagacGGATAAAGAACTTGTGTACTTGGACCGTCAGATTCtaaaaacagatttggaaaTTGAGCTCCTTAGGCACAAACTAGAGGTGGGTGTACAAAATAATGGAACAGTCTTACAACCTTATAGGGAATTTAACTGTTGCTTTTGTATTTGTAGGACATAAAGAAGACAAAATGAATTGTGAATAAATTGAGTTTATTTAACAGTCCTGTGTTGGTGTGGTTCATTAATTTGCAAAGACATTACGGCATATGAGGTCTCTGACCACCCTTCCATCCTGGAAATCCCCAGTGTGTATGAGGTCTGCTTCAGGATCTTGAGTTTGTAGGGCAGGGTGTTGCTCCCCTCTAATAATGGCAATATTATGAAGAACAACACATGCCACAATAATGTCACAAGCCCTTTCAGGGGTCACCCTGAGGTGGCGCAGGCACTGGAAACGTGATTTCAACAGGCCTATGGTCATCTCCACCCGGGCTCGTGTCCTGTTGTGTGCCATATTGAAGTGCTGCTGGGGGCCTGGCTCAGGTTCTGGGTAAGGGGTCATGAGTGTAGGTTGGCATGGGTAACCCCTATCACCCAGCAGAAGGCCATCCATCTCTCCTGTAAGGTCACATTGGTTTAGTTTTTTCCACAAACAGACATGACCATGTGTTCAGTCAGTGCATACATTTACTTACCTTGGCCCATTCTGTTGCTCAGAGATGACTCACGATATATCCGTGAATCATGAACTGAGCCTGGCCACTTAGTCTCCACATTTGTAATTATGTGTGCAGCATCACATATGATCTTTACagtgacaaaaaaagacattagtGTTACTGTACTTGGAAAAAGGCTTTGAGATTAGGAAACATTAGGCCATGTCAGTGTACCTGCACATTAATGCTGTGGATGGACTTCCGATTGACATAATCTGCCTCATTTTGTGAAGGAGCGATGATGGGTATATGGGTGCCATCTAGGCACCCAATCACATTGGGAAATCCTAAAGGGGATTTTAATTATTAGCTTACCTCCAGAGGCGGCAGCAAGATGTTATTAGcagaacaacatttatttgatcagCCTAATTTAGAAAGATGTAGACCATTCACCTGCAATCATGTGAAACTCCTCTTTGATGGCTCTCACAGGTTTGTGGCCAGGAAActtaacaaaaatgtgcaaaaagtgCTTGAGAGCGAGGCACACTTTTCTTATCGCTCTGCATACAGTTGCCTTGCTAACGTGTTCTGCATCCCCGGTGTTATAAAGAAAGCTACCATTAGCAAAGAAACGTAATGCCATACACAAAATCTGCTCAGATGTAAGAGCACGGCCACGACGAGTGAGGTTTGTGATGTAAGGATGAAGCAGagtgtgtatatatgttatGGACTGTAAAGAAAATCGGTATCgctcaaataaaaaatcctcCGGATATGATAAAAcatccaaacggggcctcacaattctctctcgacgtaaatgtaactctctgcgaattaatgcagcttcctcatctacgggttcatgaataaacggacatgccattttaaggtctgtgtaACTTTAtcgagcgcgattaggaacgtgaatgaacaaacaaatggCGTATggaatttcaacaccgctcgcgcttcgaaatgggggtggagattgtaacaaaccctgggtttgcggaatcaaacctgctcccgaccaggttaggttcacggagtaggttactctggttactcactcggagtataagatacctcgatttctgaaatgggcttgacttaccccgcggtcgcgggtttgacagacctcgcgttctgaaaccaaaaaccctgagtattccgttttctggggttgacttactctgagtttgcacttaccctgctttctgaaacgggccccaggtagacacacatacttctacacaaatgatatatttaataactaaagtt
Coding sequences within:
- the LOC130421136 gene encoding putative nuclease HARBI1, with product MACPFIHEPVDEEAALIRRELHLRRERIVRPRLDVLSYPEDFLFERYRFSLQSITYIHTLLHPYITNLTRRGRALTSEQILCMALRFFANGSFLYNTGDAEHVSKATVCRAIRKVCLALKHFLHIFVKFPGHKPVRAIKEEFHMIAGFPNVIGCLDGTHIPIIAPSQNEADYVNRKSIHSINVQIICDAAHIITNVETKWPGSVHDSRIYRESSLSNRMGQGEMDGLLLGDRGYPCQPTLMTPYPEPEPGPQQHFNMAHNRTRARVEMTIGLLKSRFQCLRHLRVTPERACDIIVACVVLHNIAIIRGEQHPALQTQDPEADLIHTGDFQDGRVVRDLICRNVFAN